The genomic stretch TGGTTTATTGATTACCGCTTTTCTGCCCAGATGAAATTATGGGCTGGATGGGTCGATAAAGAAGGAAATCCCGATTTGTTGAAGTATAAAGGCTACGGATTCATGGCGTTTAACTACCAGAGTGCAGACGAGCGTCTATGGTGTTCGGCCGTGATTAATCCCCGCCGGAAGTTTATTAACATGAACACAACGCTGGAGATCAATTTCAAGCCTTCACCGAAAGCTAACGAGTATTTCTTTTTACAATACTATAACGGGTATGCGGAGAATCTTCTGGAATACGATCGTTACGTGTCAATGGTGCGAGTGGGTATTTGTATCAAGCCGGTTTTGAGAAATTACTACTAAGTTCATAAAGTCCTTACTGATTTTAGATTTTAAATTTTAGATTTCCACTCACAAGCCCACGCTTTTCCAACTTTTTCTTCCCGTTTTCGTATACTCTATCAACAATTAATTAATAAAAAACGTTATGTACAAGTTGATATTGGTACGGCATGGGGAGAGTGTTTGGAACAAGGAAAACAGGTTTACCGGGTGGACGGATGTCGACTTGAGTGAACGGGGCGAACAGGAAGCACGTCGGGCGGGAGAGCTGATTAAGAAACATGATCTTTTCTTTGATGTAGCTTACTCTTCCGTGTTGAAACGTGCGATTCGTACGCAGCATATTTTGGCAGAAGTTGCCGATCGGGTGTGGGTACCCGAAGTTCATCACTGGCGTTTGAACGAGCGACATTACGGGGCATTACAGGGATTAAATAAAGCGGAGACGGCAAAGAAATACGGGGAGGAGCAGGTGCATATTTGGCGAAGGAGTTTTGATGTGACACCACCATTGTTGGAGCCGGATGATTCTCGTTGTGCCGTTTTCGAGGATAAGTACAGGGATGTTGATCCGGCCGTTCTTCCTTTGGGGGAATCGTTGGCATTGACGATCACGCGAGTTCTCCCGTTTTGGCAGGATTATATCGCACCTTCATTGCTTTCGGGGAAGACCGTCTTGGTAACGGCCCACGGGAATAGTCTGCGGGCGTTAATCAAGTATCTGGATGACATCAGTGACGAGGAGATTGTCAAACTGGAGATACCGACGGGAATCCCCCAGTTGTACGAGTTGGATGAGCAATTACATCCCCTGTCTCGTGAATATTTGGAATAGATTTCCACGTGTGAAGTGAACCCTAAAAGTTATTTCTGGCTTTTGGGGTTCACTTCTTTTTTGTAAGTTTGAGGCAAATTGTAAAACGAATCGGTATGAAAATTATAACTTATAACGTGAATGGGTTGAGGGCTGCCTTGTCAAAAGGTTTTACACAATGGTTGGAGGAAGAACAACCGGATGTTGTGTGTTTACAGGAAACGAAAGCTCAGCCAGATCAAATACCTACACTGGAATTCGAGGCGTTAGGCTACAGATCATACTTCTTTTCTGCCAAGAAAAAGGGGTATAGCGGGGTTGCCATCTTAACTCGTGTGGAACCCGATCACGTGGAGTACGGGATGGGTATTCCGGCTTATGACGACGAGGGGCGTTTTATCCGTGCCGATTACGGTGATCTTTCTGTGGTGAGTGTGTACCATCCGTCCGGGACTACCGGCGACGCTCGGCAAGCATTTAAGATGAAATGGTTGGAGGATTTTCAATATTATATTGGGGAGTTGAAAAAGGTACGGCCGAATCTGATCTTGTGCGGGGACTACAACATATGTCACCGACCGATAGATATTCACGATCCGGTGCGGAATGCCACGAATAGCGGCTTCTTACCGGAAGAACGGGAATGGATTGGGGGATTTATCGATACTGGTTTTATTGATACGTTCCGTTACTTCCACCCCGAGGAGGCCGGGAAATATTCCTGGTGGAGTTACCGGTTTAACGCCCGGGCAAATAACAAGGGATGGCGTATTGATTATTGTATGGCGAGTGAGAGCCTCAAGTCTCGATTGAAAGATGCTTATATCTTGCCGGAGGTGTATCACTCGGATCATTGTCCTTGTGTGCTGGAAATAGGGGAGGTTTAAAGTTTGGAATGAATGAAAAAAGGGCTGATCAATGATCAGCCCTTGTAAATGAATACCCTTGGTTAAGAAGGTGTATGTGAGGATCGGCGTTTGTTACAACCGAAGGGTATTCAAGGATAGCCCTTTAATTTTTTTAGAAGAATGCCCCCGGTTAAGAAGGTGTATGTGAGGATCGGCGTTTGTTACAACCGGGGGGCATTCAAGGATAGCCCTTTAATTTTTTAGAAGAATGCCCCCGGTAAGAGGTGTATGTGGGGATCGGCGTTTGTTATACCGGGGGGCATTCAGGAATTATTTTTAGCTTGGTTTAGTTATAGCTTTTATTTAATTATCTTGTATGTGATTTTGTAATCCACTCGTCTCAATTCCGGGAAGAAATGTTTCATCATGTACCTGTAGGGTTTCCCGTTGTTCAAATCCATGAGGCGTTTTTCTCTTCCTTCAAACACGTTATAGTTGTCCATAATCGATAGTACTTGCTCTTCATTTGGCATTCCGTACAGGAGAATCAATCTCTTTAACCCGATCCAGTCTTCTCCTCGCCAATCCACGTGATAAAGGTTTGCCGGGAATGAATACCTGCAGCGCAAGTAATCTCTTAGCGCTCTTGTGCGATCTCTGGATAACACCTCGTTCTGTGCGTAAGATCCCTCTGGTGATGCGTAGCCGGTGAGGTAAATTCCCGTGATCTCGTAGTCGGGATTGCTCGTGATGGAATCAAGAATTCCCCTTATTTTGTCCAGTTCCTTCTGATTTCCTCTGAAATCCGGGAGAATATGAGTTTGGTTTAGTGGAAAATCCAGGTATGCTGAACCTTCTTTGTAGTATGTGTTTTTTTCGTCTTCTTCTTTCTTGATCGAAACCATCTCTACGATCGTATCCTCTTGGTTTTCCAACTTGATGGTTTGTGCTAGCATCTTGATGGAAATCAAACGTTTTTCCCCGCCACATTCACAGAAGTTTTCCCGTAAATTCAGTTTTGCGTCTTTCATCCACGTTTCGTAAGGAATGACCACGTTATAGGCGATTCTTTCCCGGCTCCATTGGTTAACGATGACCGTCGTGTAGATCGGGAAAGGAGGACGCCCGTGATTGAAAGCCAATGACCGTTGATAGGCTTTTTCCCGTCTTTTCCCGTTAATCACGATTGACGGGAGTTCCTCGGATGCTTTTTCGGTTTCAACCACCGGGGTCAGGATGAAAGACTGGTTTTTATGTACAGGTAAACCGTTCAAATTCATGTTCATTTCGATATAAACGCTGTCTCCCCGCTGCTCGAAACGATTTTGTATAATTTTCACCTCTCCCAAATATACTTCCTGAGCTTTGAGTTCCGTGAAGAACACTCCGGCTGTCAACAAGAATATGGTATATATAAACGCTCTTTTCATCACCTTACTTACTTTATAATATATATAAAATTGATCCCTACTTTCGTGGGGCCGATATAATCTTTCGTCCCCTTTTTAATATACGGTCCACGGGTTTGGTATTCATATTTGTCATATTCGATTCGTGCATAGCCTACCCCGATCGTGGTTTCCAGGTTCCATCGCTTCCCGATAATCCATTGGTGCCCGTATGCGATACCGGCCCCGTAAAGGGTCCCCTCGTAACGGTATTTTCTTAATCCAAGCATCTTGATCCCGCCCATGTTAAACTCGCCGTAAAAAGCGTGTAATCCCCAGAAATGGCCATTGAAGCGTTCGCAGGTCCAGTAGCGAAACTCCGGTTGTACCAACCAATGCTTTATTTTTTTGTTATCTCCAAAACTCCAGGGGTTATAAGTTCCTAGTAAATCTATCGTTGTGTTTTTACCCAGTCCGATTTCTGCCCCGATGTTAATCGTGGTTGTCAACCAGTAAAGAGTGTTGGTTTTCATTCCTAGTAGAGGTGCGTTGTAAAACTCTTTTTCTTGTCCGTGAGACCTGCCAATCACCATAAATAGAATCAGACCTGCTACGATTATTACTTTCCTCATCATATCCCTGCTTGCTTTGTTTTTTTGTTATTACAAAAGTATCAGATGAAACGTTTGGATTGGTGACCATAAAGGTGTATTTTCGGAGTAAATCTTTTCTAATGAAGGAATTACATTTTTGTTTTGACTTGTTTTCCGAGATTTTTATTAAATTTGTGAGATATTTATTTCGTATTTCGCAACAGAAATAAATAAAGACTCGTATAATAAATCAAATAGTTGTATTAATCAAAATTCAAATCATGACAACTTATAATTACAATAGCGAGTTAATCAAAGCTATGAATGAAAAATTACCAAATGGTACTAATTTGGCGAATACGCTAATAGATATGTTATATTTAGGGAAAGAAGCCGTGTATCGTAGATTACGAGGGGAAGTGCCCTTCACGTTGGCAGAGGCTGCCATGATCTCCCAAAAAATGGGAGTATCGCTGGACAAACTGGCCGGGACGAATGTGTATTCAAATGCTATATTTGATCTGAACATTATACGTCAGACCGATCCATTGGAGACCTATTATTCTATCGTGGACAATTACGTGAAGATTTTCAGGGATTTGAACCATGATCCGTCATCGGAACTTTGTACTTCCTCGAACATGATTCCCCAGACTTTTTATTTAAAGTATGAGCTCTTGTCTAAATTCAGAATGTTCAAGTGGATATATCAGTTTGAAAAGATTGATATAGAGAAGCATTTCGAGGACATCGAAATCGTGGACAAATTGCTGGAAAAACAGCGGGAGTTCGTGCGAGAGTCTCAGGAGTTCCAGCACACGGAATATATATGGGATAATAAATTGTTCATTTACCTGATCAATGACATCAAGTATTTTGCCAGCGTACACCTGATCTCTCAAGAATATGTTCAGAAATTGAAAAAGGAATTGCTCCAGTTACTTAATGAGCTGGAAGAGATTGCCACGAGAGGGACGTTCAAAACGGGACGGGAGGTTTGTATATATATATCTAATATAAACTTCGAGGCCACCTATAGTTATATCGCCTCTTCTGCTTACCATATCAGTTTGGTACGGGTTTTTGCGATCAATTCTTTTGCAACGCGTGACGAGCAAGTTTTTAATAGTGTGAAAGAATGGATTCATTCGTTGAAGAAGTTTTCCACGTTAATATCCCAGAGTGGAGAGATGCAACGTATTAAGTTCTTTAAAACGCAACGAGAAATCGTCGAGGGATTGTGTATTTAAGCTGGTGCAATTTTTGAAAATGTATTTTTGTTATCGTTTCGATTAGTGAAATAATGGTCGGGAATTAGAATTGTTTGTTGCACAAAATAAATTAAAATGTAAAACATAGTACGATATTAGAAAGTTAGTATATAGTTGATACCCTGAATGTAGCACAGAATTGTGAAGAATATACTTCATATTTGTACTGTTGAGTGAGCGAGATGCCACTTGTATAGTATGAATTTTAAACGTGCGAATCAATGGGACAAAAATACAATTAGAATTCGAGCCGCATCTGGTGATTATTCACCGGGTGCGGTTTCGTGATATGTGGCAATAAACTCTATTTATTAATTTAAAACCATTTACAATGAACAAACGAGAATTAATTGAAAAAGTAGCTGAAAAAAACGGAACCAGTAAGGTTGAAGCGGCTAAAGCTGTAAACGCTGTGATCGGGGCCATGGCTGAAACGTTGAAAAAAGGTGAAAAAATATCCTTGTTGGAACTGGGGTCTTTCGCCATCAGAGAACGTAAGGAACGCAACGGTTATAACCCGAATAGCAAGGAAAACATGGTGATTCCGGCTAAGAAAGTAGTTAAGTTTTCTATAGGAAAGTAAAGTAAGTAAAACGGAAAGCAAAAGGCATACAAAACGGGTGTAATCAATGATAGATAACAGTTAATCAATCAATGTTTTACATACCATATAAACCGATATAAAATTTTTCTCTGATTATACCCGTTTTATTATTTTTTTGTTGTTATTTTGTTGCTCGTATCGAAAACAGCAACAAAAGCAACAAAAATTATGGGAAAATCGAAAGAACCGATAAGGCTCAGACAGAGAAAGACCGCTTCGGGGAATATCACGTTATACCTCGACATCTACCTGAACGGGAAAAGGTCTTATGAATACTTGAAACTCTATCTTATCCCTGAAGCGAACAGAAAGGATAAGGAGAAGAACCGTCAGACGCTTCAACTCGCCGAGGCGATAAAAGCCAAGCGGGTTGTTGAACTTCAAAACGGAGAATACGGTTTTAACGCCGCCTACAAACTTGAAACGAACTTTCTTGACTATTACCGGGCTATGTGCGAGAAACGTCACGGCAACCCCGAGAGCCGGGGAAACTGGGGTAATTGGTATAGCTGCCTCAAACACCTTGAACGGTATTGCAAGCCTAACACCACATTCAAGGACATAACACCTGAATGGATAATCGGTTTTCGTGAACACCTTGACAAGAACGCCCGTTGCAGAGACAAACGGAAGATTATCACAACGGAAGAAGTGACAAAGCCGCTTTCACAAAACAGCAAGGTCAGTTACTTCAACAAACTCCGTGCCTGTATCAACCAAGCATTTGAAGACAGGATAATACCGCATAACCCACTTCGTGGCATTGAGGGTTTCAAACAAGCTGAAACGGAAAGAAGTTATCTGACATTGGAAGAAGTCAAGGCTATGGCTGCTGCCCATTGCAAATACCCAGCCTTGAAAAATGCGTTCATGTTCTCATGCCTGACAGGTCTTCGCAAATCAGACATTGAGAAACTCCGTTGGCGTGAAGTTCAGCAGCAAGGAGACTTTACCCGGATAATCTTCAAACAGAAGAAGACGGGCGGGCAAGAATACCTTGACATCAATAAACAAGCGGTTCAATACATGGGGATTCGCCGTGAACCTGATGACCGGGTTTTTGTCGGTTTCAAATACAGTGCCTATTTGATAGCTGAGTTAAGAATGTGGGCAAACAGGGCGGGAATAACAAAAGACATCACGTTCCATTCAGGGCGGCACACATTCGCTGTCCTAATGCTTGACCTCGGCGCAGACATTTACACAGTTCAGAAACTTCTCGGGCACAAGGAGCTTTCTACAACACAGATTTATGCGAAAATCCTTGATAAGAAAAAGCAGGAGGCGGTTGCGATGATACCCGATATTTTCGGGGCTGATGACAACAAGGAATAAGAGACGGGGCAGCCTCATGGCTTTGCCCCTGTCCTCGTTTCATAGAAGTCTCCCTCGCCCGTCAGAAGCCAGCGTGCGGAAACCTTGTATTCTTTCACTATATAAGTCAACCAAGCGGGTTGAAAAATGTCACTCGCCAAGTTCTTTTCAAGTTTGTTCAAATTCCAGCGATTTATATCAAACTCACGGGTAAAAGTCTGTTTACCTCTTATTTTCCCATCATCTTTCAAGCGGTAAAGAGCCTCAAAAAAACGGCGTACTATCTTTTGGCTGTCTTCTGTCTGCATAATTCATCTGATTTTGCGGCTGCGGTTGCAAATTTGACGTTAATTTCTCTCTCCCGGACATTAAGGCGTTCCCTCCATGATTGAATCGTGTCGGGGCTGAAATCGGCTTTCTCCCCCTCTCTGACCTGACGTTCAAACATGCGAAGTTCATCGGGTGTCATAACGGGAATGAAGCGTTCAAGTTCCATGACCTGATAAACGTGTTCAAGGGCTTCACGGCGCAAGTCCGCTTGTTTCTCATCACTCAGCATTTCCCCCTGCCCCGTCAAGAACCAACGGGCGTTTATCTCGGGCAAAGCCTCAATGATTGAGACTACGGGTTGCAACCCGAAATCAACGCCTTTCAGAAGTTTAGACAGATATTGCGGCGACCAATTCAAAAGGGCTGCAAAGGCGGTCTGTCTCCCGCCAGTCTTATACTTTATAATATCTTGAAGTCTTCTATTCATATCCATATTTAGGTATTTTGAAAACACTTTTCCCGACAACCGCTATACGGCAACGGCAGAGCTTGCATTCCCTTCCCGGCGGGCATTGATTTTTTTGTTCTCCTGAATCTGTTCTTTCAGCATTTCCATTAATTCATCTATTTGTTTGTCACGGGCTGAAAGGCTTTCCGCTTGCTGCTTGATAATTTCCCAAACATCTTTAGGAACAGCCACCCCGCTGTCTTCACTGTTCAGATTATTAGAAAGGAACATTTCTCCCTCGCCTGATTGAAGCCAAACAAAGTTTATATTTTCATCAAGGGAACAAATTCGCTTCATAAACTTCTCGGAAAGAGGCACTTTACCCGTAACAATCTGAGAGAAAGAAGACTTTGTATATCCCAGAGTTTCAGCCAAAGCCCTTTCATTTTCCGCTATTTCCTTGAAAATAAGCCAGTTTATAACTTTTTTCAATCGTCTAAGATGTTCCATTAGTAAATATAATTATTGTTAAATTATAAATTTAATTTCGATTTATTCTTTCAAAATAATTACTTTGTTTATATTTGCACCGTCATACAATTTTGTATGCGGACAAATATACGAAATAATAAATAAAATCGGAATAAACTGATAAGTAAATTTTTGATATGGAAAGAATTACGGACAAACTCAAAAAACTTCTCGCTCTCGCAGAACGGGGATGCGGTGGGGAGGCAGAGAACGCCCGCCGTCTTCTTGAAGAACACCTGAGAAAATACGGTATGACGCTTGAAGACATCTGCGAAAACAAGACTTCACGCAGGACATTCAAGTATAGGAACAAAGAAGAACGCACGATTATCATTCAAGTCTTTCTATCGGTTCTTGGCAGCAAGAGTGAAGCATTTAAGGGGGCAACTTACAATGCTTCAAAGAAGACAATCTACATAGACCTGACAGACTTGGAATATGCCGAAATATCCGACATGGTTGCGTTCTTCAAGTCTCAGTTCAACAAAGAGAAAAAACGTCTGATGAAAGACATTCTCTATGCCTTCGTCAAAAAACACAACATCTTTGACTGCACCCCTAATGATGATGACGAGGCAAGCAACAAGGAAATAGACCTTGAAGAACTCATGCGCATTTTATCCCTATCAAATGGTATGGAAGACGTGACATACAGAAAAGCAATTTCAAACAAATGACGATATGGAAACAATGATTTTTAAGACACCCTGCCAAACAGAACGGGAAGCCCGTGACTTGGCTATTTATAACGAGTATAACGCCCTGATTGCCGTTGAGGGACAGAGCAAGACGCTCGTAACGGAACACCTGATGAAGAAATACAACATACACAGCGCAGGAACTATTTACTTGATTCGCCGCCGTGTGGAGAAGAAATTGGAAGCGCAGAAAGGGGGTATAAATGGCACTAAGTAAAGAGGCGCAAAAAATCAAGACCGAGTACAATAAAAAGTACATGGAAAGATATTGGGAGCGCAAAGCTGAAAAGAGAAAAAACGAGACCAAAGCGGCGGCAGAAAAGTCAAAGACTGTGACAACAAAAAGAACGACAAAAACTGTGAGTACCGTTACAGTCAAAGAAACAGAACTTTTTGAATGGCTTTTCCCCGAACCGCACGTCACGGAGGTTACAGTCTCCCGGAACGGACAGTCTGATGCACAGTATATCAAAGCCCTTGAAACGGCTAACAAGACCATAAACACGGAAAACGCCCGTCTTCAAAAGCTCTTGATTAAATATCAAGACATCGTTAGAACGGGATTGAAAGCGATAATGTTTGACATCGAAAACTGTAAATCATTATGAAAAAGAAAATTATTCAATGGGGACTGATGACCGTTCTCGGTCTTTGGGGAATGGTTTCATTCATGGTTCTCGCAGGAGAAGAAGCCCCCGAGGTGTGTATGACATTGGGCGATTTTTTTCTGATTAAAGCCCTTGCGATAACAAGTTTTGCAGGTTGTATTCTATGCGGGAAATGGCTCTCAAAAAAGGGTCTTTTACCGGAAATAAACATACAGGAGGATTGAATATGGAAATCACTTTGGAACAACTCAACGAAAAGATAGACAACCTTTCACGGTTGACGCTTATCAGTTCAAAAACGGTTCTTGACTTTGAAGAAACGATTCTGTTCACGGGATTGAGCAAAGGACACCTTTACCGCCTGACAAGCAACCGACAAATACCATACTTCAAGAAAAACCGCAAACTATATTTCAAGAAGTCTGAATTGGAAGAATGGATGCTTGAACGGCGCATACCGACAGAAGAAGAAATTCAAAGTCAGGCTACAACATATTTAGCAACCCATAAAATTTAAATCAATCATTTTATTAACAATCAAATTTCATCATTATGGAAAATGACATTATTGAAATCAAACAAGCTGAAATGCTTGCGGGAATTACCCGGTCAGAAATTGACATTCAGATTGCCACGGCGAAGCAATATCCCCGTGACCTGAATACAGTCTTGAACAAAATCGCCACCTATGCCACAATGGATAGGGAAACGGCAGAAGACTGCTTCTATGTTCTCAGAAGAAAGGACGCAAACGGTAATGACAACACCATTGAAGGGCTTTCAATCC from Butyricimonas virosa encodes the following:
- the gpmA gene encoding 2,3-diphosphoglycerate-dependent phosphoglycerate mutase, which codes for MYKLILVRHGESVWNKENRFTGWTDVDLSERGEQEARRAGELIKKHDLFFDVAYSSVLKRAIRTQHILAEVADRVWVPEVHHWRLNERHYGALQGLNKAETAKKYGEEQVHIWRRSFDVTPPLLEPDDSRCAVFEDKYRDVDPAVLPLGESLALTITRVLPFWQDYIAPSLLSGKTVLVTAHGNSLRALIKYLDDISDEEIVKLEIPTGIPQLYELDEQLHPLSREYLE
- a CDS encoding exodeoxyribonuclease III, which produces MKIITYNVNGLRAALSKGFTQWLEEEQPDVVCLQETKAQPDQIPTLEFEALGYRSYFFSAKKKGYSGVAILTRVEPDHVEYGMGIPAYDDEGRFIRADYGDLSVVSVYHPSGTTGDARQAFKMKWLEDFQYYIGELKKVRPNLILCGDYNICHRPIDIHDPVRNATNSGFLPEEREWIGGFIDTGFIDTFRYFHPEEAGKYSWWSYRFNARANNKGWRIDYCMASESLKSRLKDAYILPEVYHSDHCPCVLEIGEV
- a CDS encoding DUF3868 domain-containing protein, producing the protein MKRAFIYTIFLLTAGVFFTELKAQEVYLGEVKIIQNRFEQRGDSVYIEMNMNLNGLPVHKNQSFILTPVVETEKASEELPSIVINGKRREKAYQRSLAFNHGRPPFPIYTTVIVNQWSRERIAYNVVIPYETWMKDAKLNLRENFCECGGEKRLISIKMLAQTIKLENQEDTIVEMVSIKKEEDEKNTYYKEGSAYLDFPLNQTHILPDFRGNQKELDKIRGILDSITSNPDYEITGIYLTGYASPEGSYAQNEVLSRDRTRALRDYLRCRYSFPANLYHVDWRGEDWIGLKRLILLYGMPNEEQVLSIMDNYNVFEGREKRLMDLNNGKPYRYMMKHFFPELRRVDYKITYKIIK
- a CDS encoding DUF3575 domain-containing protein, with the translated sequence MMRKVIIVAGLILFMVIGRSHGQEKEFYNAPLLGMKTNTLYWLTTTINIGAEIGLGKNTTIDLLGTYNPWSFGDNKKIKHWLVQPEFRYWTCERFNGHFWGLHAFYGEFNMGGIKMLGLRKYRYEGTLYGAGIAYGHQWIIGKRWNLETTIGVGYARIEYDKYEYQTRGPYIKKGTKDYIGPTKVGINFIYIIK
- a CDS encoding HU family DNA-binding protein, giving the protein MNKRELIEKVAEKNGTSKVEAAKAVNAVIGAMAETLKKGEKISLLELGSFAIRERKERNGYNPNSKENMVIPAKKVVKFSIGK
- a CDS encoding site-specific integrase — protein: MGKSKEPIRLRQRKTASGNITLYLDIYLNGKRSYEYLKLYLIPEANRKDKEKNRQTLQLAEAIKAKRVVELQNGEYGFNAAYKLETNFLDYYRAMCEKRHGNPESRGNWGNWYSCLKHLERYCKPNTTFKDITPEWIIGFREHLDKNARCRDKRKIITTEEVTKPLSQNSKVSYFNKLRACINQAFEDRIIPHNPLRGIEGFKQAETERSYLTLEEVKAMAAAHCKYPALKNAFMFSCLTGLRKSDIEKLRWREVQQQGDFTRIIFKQKKTGGQEYLDINKQAVQYMGIRREPDDRVFVGFKYSAYLIAELRMWANRAGITKDITFHSGRHTFAVLMLDLGADIYTVQKLLGHKELSTTQIYAKILDKKKQEAVAMIPDIFGADDNKE
- a CDS encoding DUF2786 domain-containing protein yields the protein MERITDKLKKLLALAERGCGGEAENARRLLEEHLRKYGMTLEDICENKTSRRTFKYRNKEERTIIIQVFLSVLGSKSEAFKGATYNASKKTIYIDLTDLEYAEISDMVAFFKSQFNKEKKRLMKDILYAFVKKHNIFDCTPNDDDEASNKEIDLEELMRILSLSNGMEDVTYRKAISNK
- a CDS encoding helix-turn-helix domain-containing protein, producing MEITLEQLNEKIDNLSRLTLISSKTVLDFEETILFTGLSKGHLYRLTSNRQIPYFKKNRKLYFKKSELEEWMLERRIPTEEEIQSQATTYLATHKI